One stretch of Euphorbia lathyris chromosome 7, ddEupLath1.1, whole genome shotgun sequence DNA includes these proteins:
- the LOC136201355 gene encoding F-box protein CPR1-like: MANLPQELINEILLWLPVKSLLRCRCVCKSFCAIIKSQSFINSHFKRSSENRIHCKLIELGMDNNGRILHALDFNEDFQQEVVLDKLLPTMTFDLLFSYCNGLVLLWIDKLSLWNPCTREYRILPAFPVKHTHNLSFALGYDSTTDDFKAVVITQKPGCDVSHVWVFELRSNCWRRIQNFNGYTSFKLGGNGDCFVDGALHFICWGNSFIIAAFDVAKETFSIVREFDDTVESPIRLHVFGGRLSMSFFGICSEFCVDIYARKFDGVTFTWTRLYSVTRQQFSEEAIYCFLQGKIAHSKKGDKVFLSSEGKLHSYDFGEKCLQEIVTKNAISLDIFSCIESLVSVGSLDEEE, from the coding sequence ATGGCTAATCTTCCGCAGGAATTGATCAACGAAATTCTTCTTTGGTTGCCAGTGAAGTCTCTTCTTCGTTGTAGATGTGTTTGTAAATCGTTTTGTGCCATCATTAAAAGCCAATCTTTCATCAATTCTCATTTCAAAAGATCTTCTGAAAATAGGATCCATTGCAAGTTGATTGAACTAGGGATGGATAATAATGGCCGGATACTTCATGCTTTAGATTTCAATGAAGACTTCCAACAAGAGGTGGTGCTTGATAAATTATTGCCAACCATGACATTTGACTTGCTCTTTTCTTATTGCAATGGTTTGGTTCTCTTGTGGATAGACAAACTTTCTTTATGGAATCCATGCACTAGAGAGTACAGGATACTTCCGGCTTTTCCTGTGAAGCACACTCACAATCTCAGTTTTGCTTTGGGTTATGACTCTACCACAGATGATTTCAAGGCTGTAGTAATTACACAGAAGCCGGGATGTGATGTCTCCCATGTTTGGGTTTTTGAATTGAGGTCAAATTGTTGGAGAAGGATTCAGAATTTTAATGGGTACACTAGTTTTAAACTTGGTGGTAACGGAGATTGCTTTGTGGATGGTGCTCTGCATTTTATATGTTGGGGTAATTCATTTATAATTGCGGCATTTGATGTTGCAAAAGAGACATTTTCTATAGTACGCGAGTTTGACGACACTGTGGAATCTCCTATCCGTTTGCATGTTTTTGGAGGGCGCCTTTCTATGAGTTTCTTTGGAATATGTTCAGAATTTTGTGTTGATATATATGCGAGGAAGTTTGATGGAGTTACGTTTACATGGACTAGATTATATTCTGTTACAAGACAACAATTCTCTGAGGAAGCAATTTACTGTTTTTTACAAGGGAAAATTGCACATTCAAAGAAAGGAGATAaggtttttctttcttcagaagGAAAGTTGCATTcatatgattttggagagaaatGTCTCCAAGAGATTGTAACTAAGAATGCTATTTCTTTGGATATATTTTCTTGTATTGAAAGTCTTGTGTCCGTAGGTTCGTTAGacgaagaagaataa